DNA from Spirochaetaceae bacterium:
TACGATAATATTATGCGTTTTTTTGATTTTTTTGATAATTGGCTAAGTAACCCCGATAACTTAGAGCCTACTTTAATTAATTACCTAAACCGTATAACTTTAAATGGCCGTGAAAGTACCGATGATGACGGCGATAAAGTTAGCCTAATGACTATCCATGCCGCTAAAGGGCTGGAATTTAAAGTTACTTTTTTAGCAGGGGTAGAGGAAAATATTATCCCGCACCAACGGGCTATCGCCGAAGACGCTGTCAACATTGAGGAAGAGCGGCGGCTTTTTTATGTGGCTTTAACAAGAGCACGCGAAAAATTATTTATTTTAGCTTGTCATAAACGTAAAAATGCTCGTGAAAGTCAAAATAATAAGCCTAGCCCTTTTTTAACCGAAATCCCTAGCGAATTAATTGAAACCAGCGAAGAAGAAAGCGAGCTGGTTGCCGAAGAGTTAGCTACCAGCTTTTTTAATAAATTTAAATAAAATGCTACATTGCCGTTATTCTATCATTAAAGTAGATGGCCAAAGCACCATCATTGTCGAGGTACAGAGAGCCGTCTTTACCACTATGCAAAAAAAGGTGGCGGTAACCAACTTTTTTAGAAGTTTTTTAAAAGGAGTGGCTATTGTCCTGCTTTGTTACGATGGGCAGGCACAGCCGTTATTTTATGGCCAGCAAAATATTATTGCTAAATTAAAATTGATTAATTTAGCAACTATCAACTGGCACAATATTATTATTAACTAGGAGAATATTATGACTATACAAATTTATTGCGATGGCGCTTGCAGCGGCAACCCCGGTCCCGGCGGCTGGGCGGCCATTATAGTAAACGGTACAAATGAAGAAGAACTAAGTGGCGGCCATTTACTTACCACCAATAACCAAATGGAGCTAACTGCCGCCATTAACGGTTTACAATTTGCGGCAAATAATTACAGCGAAAGCGGCTGCAGCATTACCACCGATAGTCAATATGTTAAAAACGGTATAACCAGCTGGATAAATAACTGGCGGCGAAACGGCTGGCGCACCGCCGATAAAAAACCGGTTAAAAACCGCGAGTTATGGCAAAAGCTTGACGAGCTAAATGCTCAAATTAAACCAACTTGGCAGTGGGTTAAAGGACACTCTGGCCACCATTACAACGAACGCTGCGATAAGCTAGCCACAGCGGCGGCC
Protein-coding regions in this window:
- the rnhA gene encoding ribonuclease HI; its protein translation is MTIQIYCDGACSGNPGPGGWAAIIVNGTNEEELSGGHLLTTNNQMELTAAINGLQFAANNYSESGCSITTDSQYVKNGITSWINNWRRNGWRTADKKPVKNRELWQKLDELNAQIKPTWQWVKGHSGHHYNERCDKLATAAAKAIT